In Desulfopila inferna, a single window of DNA contains:
- the cobM gene encoding precorrin-4 C(11)-methyltransferase: MTNPIHFVGAGPGDPELITVKGQRLLREADVIVYTGSLVPPALLQGLSAEIHNSAGLNLDEVLALLIDSWRKSKKVVRLHTGDPAIYGAINEQLAVLEQEEIPFKVIPGVSSATATAAALSTELTLPDISQTVIITRRAGRTPVPEQESLPLLASHQATMLILLSISMIDEVVEDLLAGGYSRSTPVAVVEKVSWPEERQIRGTLTDIGAKVKGAGIRKTAIIAVGEVLAQAPPPSLSKLYDKTFTHEYRKGSE; the protein is encoded by the coding sequence ATGACCAATCCAATCCACTTTGTCGGCGCAGGCCCCGGCGATCCCGAACTGATCACCGTCAAGGGACAACGTCTGCTCAGGGAGGCGGATGTGATCGTCTACACCGGAAGCCTGGTGCCCCCGGCGCTGCTTCAAGGTTTGTCTGCGGAAATACACAATTCCGCTGGCCTGAACCTAGACGAGGTACTGGCTCTTCTTATCGACAGCTGGCGTAAAAGCAAAAAGGTGGTGCGCCTTCATACCGGCGATCCCGCCATATACGGAGCCATCAACGAACAGCTGGCCGTACTTGAGCAGGAGGAAATTCCCTTCAAGGTCATTCCCGGGGTCAGTTCGGCTACAGCCACTGCCGCGGCGCTCTCCACCGAACTCACCCTGCCGGATATCTCCCAGACGGTGATCATCACCCGAAGGGCCGGGCGGACACCTGTACCGGAGCAGGAATCCCTGCCGCTGCTGGCCTCCCATCAAGCCACCATGTTGATCCTCTTGAGCATTTCCATGATTGATGAAGTAGTGGAGGACCTTCTCGCCGGGGGCTACAGCAGAAGCACTCCCGTTGCCGTGGTCGAAAAGGTCAGCTGGCCGGAAGAGCGGCAGATTCGCGGTACCCTGACGGATATCGGCGCCAAGGTCAAGGGGGCCGGAATTCGCAAGACCGCGATTATTGCCGTGGGCGAGGTCCTGGCCCAGGCGCCGCCGCCGAGTTTGTCGAAACTCTATGACAAGACCTTCACTCACGAATACCGCAAGGGCAGCGAATAA
- the cobI gene encoding precorrin-2 C(20)-methyltransferase translates to MKGRFYVVGVGPGDPELMTLKAVRILKKSPVWLAPAAHKNGNSTALGIASGLINGEQKEILTHHFPMKKVHAGQPAHPEVERAWQEAAAIIADHLENGRDVAFPTLGDPAIYSTGFYIFETLMETVKDMEVEIIPGVSAIGATSAAAAVPLCLGNERMVVIPATFEDDKLKEILENFDCVVLMKVHRVMPRLVGLFEELNLLDKAVLVERTSLQEQRIRRDLQQAALEEIHYFSTMIVRKA, encoded by the coding sequence ATGAAGGGAAGGTTTTATGTTGTAGGGGTTGGCCCGGGCGATCCGGAACTGATGACCCTCAAGGCAGTACGCATATTGAAGAAGAGCCCGGTGTGGCTTGCTCCGGCCGCCCATAAAAACGGCAACAGTACGGCGCTGGGCATCGCCTCCGGGTTGATCAACGGGGAACAGAAAGAAATTCTGACCCACCATTTTCCCATGAAAAAAGTGCATGCCGGTCAACCGGCCCATCCCGAGGTGGAACGGGCCTGGCAGGAGGCGGCGGCAATTATCGCCGATCATCTTGAAAACGGCCGGGATGTGGCCTTCCCGACCCTGGGGGATCCCGCCATCTACAGTACCGGATTCTACATTTTTGAAACCCTGATGGAAACGGTTAAGGATATGGAGGTGGAAATCATTCCCGGCGTCTCGGCAATCGGGGCAACCTCTGCAGCGGCAGCGGTCCCGCTCTGTCTTGGCAATGAGCGCATGGTGGTGATTCCTGCAACCTTCGAGGATGACAAGCTCAAGGAGATCCTTGAAAATTTCGATTGCGTCGTGCTGATGAAGGTGCATCGGGTGATGCCCCGGCTGGTGGGCCTCTTTGAAGAACTCAATCTCCTAGACAAGGCGGTGCTGGTGGAAAGAACCAGCCTGCAGGAGCAGCGCATCCGGCGTGACCTGCAGCAGGCTGCCCTGGAGGAAATCCACTATTTTTCAACCATGATCGTGAGGAAAGCATGA
- the cbiE gene encoding precorrin-6y C5,15-methyltransferase (decarboxylating) subunit CbiE, whose translation MSEIYIIGIDGSELPARHKELLRRCSLILTSSRLAAFVGDSLAEVRPITPLDQAFTKIAEVIPSGNIAVLASGDPLFFGIGTRIIERFGRERVRVFPALSSLQQAFARFGMGWHDAAVVSLHGRTAQHIPGLLLARRKTFIFTDRRHSPNRIAASILEYLHLIGEENIRKNCRLHVAENLGSAQEKISSGSLDEIAGMRCGDLNVLCVLLPEIPERPVFGLYEDEISHSRGLITKDEVRAATLHRLRLPRRGVFWDIGGGSGSISMEAAAMHRELEVYTVEHNGAELENIKENIRRFSLFNIIPVAGRAADMIGALPDPDAVFVGGSGGELESIIRESASRLHKGGRLIVNGVTARTTEEAPALMGAQGMTVTSSTIEVTRTGPDGPLGFNPITIMVGRK comes from the coding sequence ATGTCTGAGATCTATATCATAGGAATTGATGGTTCGGAGCTGCCCGCCCGCCACAAGGAATTGTTGCGCCGCTGCAGCCTTATTCTCACCTCCTCGCGGCTTGCCGCTTTTGTCGGGGACAGCCTGGCTGAGGTGCGGCCGATAACCCCTCTCGATCAGGCTTTTACAAAAATTGCAGAGGTGATTCCATCGGGCAATATTGCCGTTCTGGCCAGCGGTGATCCGCTTTTTTTCGGGATCGGCACCAGGATCATCGAGCGGTTCGGCAGAGAGCGGGTCCGGGTTTTTCCCGCCCTCTCTTCGCTGCAACAGGCTTTTGCACGATTCGGCATGGGTTGGCATGATGCCGCCGTGGTCAGTCTCCACGGCCGCACGGCCCAACATATTCCGGGTCTGCTGCTGGCCCGGAGAAAAACCTTCATCTTTACCGACCGCAGGCACAGCCCCAATCGTATTGCCGCCTCGATTCTGGAATATCTGCACCTCATCGGTGAAGAGAATATCAGGAAAAACTGCCGCCTGCATGTCGCCGAAAATCTGGGCAGTGCGCAGGAAAAGATCAGCAGCGGCTCACTCGATGAAATCGCCGGGATGCGCTGCGGGGATCTCAATGTGCTCTGTGTCCTGCTCCCTGAAATCCCGGAGAGGCCTGTTTTTGGCCTGTACGAGGATGAAATCTCCCACAGCCGGGGCCTGATCACCAAGGATGAAGTTCGCGCCGCCACCCTGCACCGCCTGCGGCTGCCGCGCCGCGGCGTATTCTGGGATATCGGCGGCGGCAGCGGCTCGATCTCCATGGAGGCCGCCGCCATGCATAGAGAGCTCGAGGTCTACACCGTGGAGCACAACGGCGCGGAGCTGGAAAACATTAAGGAAAATATCCGCAGGTTCAGCCTGTTCAACATCATCCCGGTTGCCGGCAGGGCAGCAGATATGATTGGTGCTCTGCCTGATCCCGATGCTGTATTTGTCGGCGGCAGCGGCGGTGAACTGGAGAGCATTATCAGAGAGTCCGCCTCCAGACTTCACAAAGGCGGCAGGTTGATAGTCAACGGGGTGACGGCAAGAACCACAGAAGAAGCTCCAGCACTAATGGGGGCGCAGGGAATGACAGTAACATCAAGCACGATTGAGGTAACGAGAACGGGGCCGGACGGCCCTCTGGGTTTTAATCCTATAACCATAATGGTGGGACGAAAATGA
- the cbiD gene encoding cobalt-precorrin-5B (C(1))-methyltransferase CbiD has translation MAKRLRSGYTTGACAAAAAKAALITARQGMPPDSVELTFPDGSLHRFEVCRAKALPRGAMASIVKDAGDDPDVTNKAEICATVSFPETGMAENNDIVMENMHLSAGEGVGRITKPGLAVPVGEPAINPVPRQMILKALQEVEKERIVHVSISIPAGEMLAEKTLNKRLGIIGGLSILGTTGIVRPVSADAWKATIVASMNVAREAGLEDIVLSTGRTSEKGAQSLLPLAIEAYAMMGDYLEFSLRKAGEKGFETVHLAGMWAKIMKAAMQIPQTHVRNGALEMQDAALMLQGCDVEPPLLTKLQNSNTAREMYSHLEDAGRSDVVRQICRKARHYGEKISGKKVKVYLVDARAQVVEHV, from the coding sequence ATGGCAAAGAGGCTCAGAAGCGGCTATACCACCGGTGCCTGTGCGGCTGCAGCGGCAAAGGCAGCGCTGATCACCGCCCGGCAGGGGATGCCGCCCGATTCGGTGGAACTCACCTTTCCCGACGGCAGCCTTCATCGTTTTGAAGTGTGCCGCGCGAAAGCCCTGCCCCGTGGAGCCATGGCCTCCATCGTCAAGGACGCCGGCGATGACCCCGATGTCACCAACAAAGCCGAGATCTGTGCAACTGTGTCTTTTCCCGAGACGGGTATGGCTGAAAACAATGACATCGTCATGGAGAATATGCATCTTAGCGCCGGAGAAGGCGTGGGCAGGATCACCAAGCCCGGACTGGCGGTGCCGGTGGGCGAACCGGCAATCAATCCGGTACCCAGACAGATGATCCTTAAGGCCTTGCAGGAGGTGGAAAAAGAGCGAATCGTTCATGTATCGATCTCCATCCCCGCCGGAGAAATGCTTGCCGAAAAGACCTTGAACAAAAGATTGGGCATTATCGGCGGCTTGTCGATTCTGGGCACCACCGGGATCGTCAGACCGGTTTCCGCAGATGCCTGGAAAGCCACAATCGTGGCCTCCATGAACGTTGCCCGGGAGGCCGGCCTTGAGGATATCGTGCTCTCCACCGGCCGCACCTCGGAGAAAGGAGCACAGTCACTTTTGCCGCTGGCCATCGAAGCCTATGCGATGATGGGAGATTATCTGGAGTTTTCTCTGCGTAAAGCCGGCGAGAAAGGTTTCGAGACAGTTCATCTGGCAGGAATGTGGGCTAAGATCATGAAGGCGGCCATGCAGATCCCGCAGACCCATGTCCGCAACGGCGCCCTGGAAATGCAGGATGCGGCGCTGATGCTGCAGGGTTGCGACGTTGAACCTCCCCTGTTGACCAAACTGCAGAATTCCAATACCGCCCGGGAGATGTATAGCCACCTTGAGGATGCCGGACGCAGTGACGTTGTCCGGCAAATTTGCAGGAAAGCCCGGCACTATGGGGAGAAAATCTCCGGCAAAAAGGTGAAGGTCTATCTTGTCGATGCCCGGGCCCAGGTGGTGGAGCATGTCTGA